A segment of the Nostoc sp. TCL26-01 genome:
GATGCTATTGAGGAGTTTATGCAGCCATCGTCAGACTGCAATAAAGCTTACCTGTTAACTCCTGGACTAGCACAAACTGATCCTGAAAAATTTGTTTATGGGATTTGTCCTGGAGTGTGGCGAGAAAGTCTACTCAGTTGTGCTAGCGATCGCCCGATTTTATGGGGTGGTAAATCTAAGCATACAGCAACTCCCATGCTACCGCAACGTGCATTCGTACCCCCAGGGACAGTGTATTTATTCAAGCAGATTCCCAAGGAAACATCTGTACTGCCATCAATAAATGACGGCGTACTTGCGATTTTTAAATATCTTAATTACGGAACAATTTTGTGGGGAATAAGAAAATGAATCACTATCTAACTTATGTGTATTTGCTGACTGCTTTACATACTGGTAGTAGCTCCAATGAAGGAAACTTAATGGGTATTGCGAGGGAAGTTCATACAGATTTTCCTTATCTACCAGCTTCAGGAATACGAGGTAAAACTCGTGCAGAACTCACAAGCATATGTCCTAATGAAGTTGACATATTTTTTGGTCAAAAAATTGAAGATGGAAAACAACCGACAGAAGGGGAAGTATGGTTTGCAGATGCAACCTTGTTACTTTTTCCCATAGCATCTTTAAGTCATCACATGATTTGGATAACTTGTCCTTTATGGCTAGAACGCTGGAATCGTTGGTTGAAAAATTCAGAGGTTAAAAATATTACCCGTCAATGTAGAAGTCATTTAAGTAAAAATAAGTCAGCAGTAGTCAGTTTCCCAGCAGAACAGTTGTATTTACAAACTGCATTAATTGAGCGTGAGCATTTACTCAGAATAGATTTTTCTCATATCTTCAAAGCTTTAGATAGTTTAATCCAGACAAATGACTTGATGGGGGAAATCA
Coding sequences within it:
- the cmr4 gene encoding type III-B CRISPR module RAMP protein Cmr4, whose protein sequence is MNHYLTYVYLLTALHTGSSSNEGNLMGIAREVHTDFPYLPASGIRGKTRAELTSICPNEVDIFFGQKIEDGKQPTEGEVWFADATLLLFPIASLSHHMIWITCPLWLERWNRWLKNSEVKNITRQCRSHLSKNKSAVVSFPAEQLYLQTALIEREHLLRIDFSHIFKALDSLIQTNDLMGEIKNKLVVINDEDCIALVETGLVREVRVALEKDSKTVKGGSFRSEEAIPPEAVLFLPWGMKIAKDTNVTKNIRQEIGKLFQDRLQFGGLESLGRGWTDLKTIEIKQVN